The Azospirillum brasilense genome window below encodes:
- a CDS encoding Fur family transcriptional regulator, which yields MPSRLEQLCIEKGLKMTDQRRVISRVLSEAADHPDVEEVHRRASTIDPRISIATVYRTMRLFEDANVIDRLDFGDGRARYEEAGSEHHHHLIDLESGKVVEFQNEDLERLKEVIARELGYELLGHRLELYGVPLRRRTTTSEGE from the coding sequence ATGCCTTCGCGCCTCGAACAGCTCTGCATCGAGAAAGGGCTGAAGATGACCGACCAGCGCCGCGTGATCTCGCGCGTGCTGTCGGAGGCCGCCGATCACCCCGATGTGGAGGAGGTCCACCGCCGGGCATCCACCATCGACCCGCGCATCTCCATCGCCACCGTCTACCGCACGATGCGCCTGTTCGAGGACGCGAACGTCATCGACCGGCTGGACTTCGGCGACGGCCGCGCCCGCTACGAGGAAGCCGGGTCGGAGCACCATCATCACCTGATCGATCTCGAATCCGGAAAGGTGGTGGAGTTCCAGAATGAAGATCTCGAACGGCTGAAGGAAGTCATAGCCCGCGAATTGGGCTATGAACTGCTCGGCCATAGGCTCGAATTGTATGGTGTTCCGTTGCGCCGCCGCACCACCACGTCGGAGGGGGAGTAA
- a CDS encoding transglutaminase family protein translates to MMTLDIHHTTTYRYANPVTFGDHRLMFRPRDSHDLRLIETGLVISPPPASVRWLHDVFGNSIAVASFDQPATELRFESHIRVDHYPMGELEFPIEDYARSYPFSYSAEEVPDLALTTQRHYPDPEHLVDEWARQFVTLGEGGPPDTQDMLVSMTRAIKETFTYQARDLEGTQSPVDTLTWKSGSCRDFALLMMEAVRSLGFAARFVSGYLYDPARDGQEGAMTGGGATHAWVEIYLPGCGWVEFDPTNGIIGGKNLIRVAVARDPSQAVPLGGSWTGAPADFLGMTVDVQVTATGGAGAGGAPQNPMPAAGAA, encoded by the coding sequence ATGATGACCCTGGACATCCACCACACCACCACCTACCGCTACGCCAATCCGGTGACCTTCGGCGACCATCGCCTGATGTTCCGGCCCCGCGACAGCCACGATCTGCGGTTGATCGAGACGGGGCTGGTGATCAGCCCGCCGCCGGCCTCCGTCCGCTGGCTCCACGATGTCTTCGGCAACTCCATCGCGGTGGCGAGCTTCGACCAGCCGGCGACGGAGCTGCGCTTCGAAAGCCACATCCGGGTCGATCACTACCCGATGGGCGAACTGGAGTTTCCCATCGAGGACTACGCGCGCTCCTATCCCTTCAGCTATTCCGCGGAGGAGGTGCCGGATCTGGCACTGACCACCCAGCGGCATTATCCGGACCCTGAGCATCTGGTGGACGAATGGGCCCGGCAGTTCGTGACGCTGGGCGAGGGCGGGCCGCCCGACACGCAGGACATGCTGGTGTCGATGACCCGGGCCATCAAGGAGACCTTCACCTATCAGGCCCGCGACCTGGAAGGCACCCAGAGCCCGGTGGACACCCTGACGTGGAAGAGCGGCTCCTGCCGCGATTTCGCGCTTCTGATGATGGAGGCCGTGCGCTCGCTGGGCTTCGCGGCGCGCTTCGTGTCCGGTTACCTCTACGATCCCGCGCGGGACGGGCAGGAGGGGGCGATGACCGGCGGCGGGGCGACCCATGCCTGGGTGGAGATCTACCTGCCCGGCTGCGGCTGGGTGGAGTTCGACCCGACCAACGGCATCATCGGCGGCAAGAACCTGATCCGCGTCGCCGTCGCCCGCGACCCCTCGCAGGCAGTGCCGCTCGGCGGTTCCTGGACCGGCGCGCCAGCGGATTTCCTTGGCATGACGGTGGACGTGCAGGTCACCGCGACCGGTGGGGCGGGTGCCGGCGGCGCTCCGCAAAACCCGATGCCGGCGGCTGGCGCGGCCTGA
- a CDS encoding sensor histidine kinase — MLDPDPTSPAPSGTPETEAAPVLVAALLAVREPPVGPDAPCRALRDRLAAQPDLPALAVTAEDGRILGLVDRLALAGVADPEAPAGTAMDPAPLLVEADLPLCEVARRIMQDNPGALASGFAVLEDGRYFGIGSGVALLARTDEQIIQRTRQLDEARRAAERANRAKTAFFACMSHEIRTPLNAMMGFAELLEKEVLGPISNPLYRDYARDIAESGRHLMDLINDLLDLSKAEAGRLELAESLVDVPRVAVGSARLLSDRAGRAGVGIETDLPPDLPPLRADERKLRQMLLNLLSNAVKFTPPHGVVTLNGRVAADGTLCLSVHDTGIGMTADELEKALEPWGQIDSALGRNHIGTGLGLPLTKRLVELHGGRLDIDTAPDRGTTMTLVFPAERVGG; from the coding sequence GTGCTCGATCCCGATCCGACCAGTCCCGCCCCCAGCGGCACACCGGAAACGGAGGCTGCCCCCGTCCTGGTCGCGGCCCTGCTGGCCGTCCGTGAGCCGCCCGTCGGGCCGGACGCGCCCTGCCGCGCCCTGCGCGATCGGCTGGCCGCCCAGCCCGACCTGCCGGCGCTCGCCGTGACGGCGGAGGACGGGCGCATTCTGGGGCTGGTGGACCGTCTGGCGCTGGCGGGGGTTGCCGATCCGGAGGCGCCCGCGGGGACGGCAATGGACCCGGCGCCGCTGCTGGTCGAGGCCGACCTGCCGCTCTGCGAGGTCGCGCGGCGGATCATGCAGGACAATCCCGGCGCGCTGGCTTCCGGCTTCGCCGTTCTGGAGGACGGGCGGTATTTCGGCATCGGGTCGGGGGTGGCCCTGCTGGCGCGGACGGACGAGCAGATCATCCAGCGGACCCGCCAGCTCGACGAGGCCCGCCGCGCCGCCGAGCGCGCCAACCGCGCCAAGACCGCCTTCTTCGCCTGCATGAGCCACGAGATCCGCACCCCGCTGAACGCCATGATGGGCTTTGCGGAACTGCTGGAGAAGGAGGTACTGGGGCCGATTTCCAACCCGCTCTACCGCGACTACGCCCGCGACATCGCGGAAAGCGGTCGTCATCTGATGGACCTCATCAACGACCTGCTCGACCTGTCGAAGGCCGAGGCCGGGCGGCTGGAACTGGCCGAATCCCTGGTGGACGTGCCGCGCGTCGCCGTGGGCAGCGCCCGGCTGCTGTCCGACCGCGCCGGGCGGGCCGGGGTCGGCATCGAGACGGACCTGCCGCCCGATCTGCCGCCGCTGCGCGCCGACGAGCGCAAGCTGCGGCAGATGCTGCTGAACCTGCTGTCCAACGCGGTAAAATTCACGCCGCCCCACGGGGTGGTCACCCTGAACGGCCGCGTGGCGGCGGACGGGACGCTGTGCCTGTCGGTGCACGACACCGGCATCGGCATGACCGCCGACGAGCTGGAAAAGGCGCTGGAACCCTGGGGCCAGATCGACAGCGCGCTGGGCCGCAACCACATCGGCACCGGTCTGGGCCTGCCCCTGACCAAGCGGCTGGTGGAGCTTCATGGCGGGAGGCTGGACATCGACACCGCCCCTGACCGCGGCACCACCATGACGCTGGTCTTCCCGGCGGAGCGGGTGGGGGGATAA
- the htpG gene encoding molecular chaperone HtpG: MTEERLSFQAEVSRLLDIVAHSLYSEKEVFLRELVSNASDACDRLRYAALTQPELSADDPNLKVRLIVDKEARTLTVADNGIGMNREDLVENLGTIARSGTAAFMRNLKDSAKEGDAKKDVNLIGQFGVGFYSAFMVADRVEVLTRKAGETQGWRWLSDGKGEFTISDVADLPRGTQITLHLREGDDEYLEEHRLSAIVRKYSDHIAIPILFGDGEEAKPLNSASALWMRSKNEITAEQYKEFYHHVGHAFDDPWLTLHWRAEGAIEYTNLLFVPSSKPFDLFDPKRAHRVKLYVKRVFITDSAEGLLPPYLRFLRGVVDSEDLPLNISREMLQHNPMLAKIRAGITRRVLSELGKKARDTEKAEEYAAFWENFGAVLKEGLYDDYEHRDDLLKLMRFRSTAGDGLVSLEEYLGRMKEGQEAIFTISGDDIETLKRSPQLEGFKAKGVEVLLLTDPVDEFWVPSVGSFQDKPFKSVTRGGADLGKIQGGEEKPAEEKASEGELTDLLVLLKLTLQDVVKDVRPSERLTDSAVCLVADENDMDMHLERLLKQHKQLGMDAPAAKRILEVNPAHPLIKRLAERAKASGAATSLDDAAWLLLDQARIVEGEALPDPAAFARRLASAMEKGLA; the protein is encoded by the coding sequence ATGACCGAGGAACGGCTCAGCTTCCAGGCCGAGGTCAGCCGCCTGCTCGACATCGTCGCGCACTCGCTCTACAGCGAGAAGGAAGTCTTCCTGCGCGAGCTGGTCTCCAACGCCTCCGACGCCTGCGACCGGCTGCGCTACGCCGCGCTGACGCAGCCCGAACTGTCCGCCGACGACCCGAACCTGAAGGTCCGGCTGATCGTGGACAAGGAGGCGCGGACCCTCACCGTGGCCGACAACGGCATCGGCATGAACCGCGAGGATCTGGTCGAGAACCTCGGCACCATCGCGCGCTCCGGCACCGCCGCCTTCATGCGCAACCTGAAGGACAGCGCGAAGGAGGGCGACGCCAAGAAGGACGTCAATCTGATCGGCCAGTTCGGCGTCGGCTTCTACTCCGCCTTCATGGTCGCCGACCGGGTGGAGGTGCTGACCCGCAAGGCCGGGGAGACGCAGGGCTGGCGCTGGCTGTCGGACGGCAAGGGCGAGTTCACCATCTCCGACGTGGCCGACCTGCCGCGCGGCACGCAAATCACGCTGCACCTGCGCGAGGGCGACGACGAGTATCTGGAGGAGCACCGCCTCTCCGCCATCGTCCGCAAATACTCCGACCACATCGCCATCCCGATCCTGTTCGGCGACGGCGAGGAGGCCAAGCCGCTGAACAGCGCGTCGGCCCTGTGGATGCGCTCCAAGAACGAGATCACGGCGGAGCAGTACAAGGAATTCTACCACCATGTCGGGCACGCCTTCGACGATCCGTGGCTGACCCTGCACTGGCGGGCCGAAGGCGCCATCGAATACACGAACCTGCTGTTCGTGCCGTCCTCCAAGCCGTTCGACCTGTTCGACCCCAAGCGCGCCCACCGGGTGAAGCTGTACGTCAAGCGCGTCTTCATCACCGATTCGGCGGAAGGTCTGCTGCCGCCCTACCTGCGCTTCCTGCGCGGCGTGGTGGACAGCGAGGATCTGCCGCTGAACATCAGCCGCGAGATGCTCCAGCACAACCCGATGCTGGCCAAGATCCGCGCCGGCATCACCCGCCGCGTCCTGTCGGAGCTGGGCAAGAAGGCCCGCGACACCGAGAAGGCGGAGGAATACGCGGCCTTCTGGGAAAATTTCGGCGCCGTCCTCAAGGAAGGCCTCTACGACGACTACGAGCACCGGGACGATCTGCTGAAGCTGATGCGCTTCCGCAGCACCGCCGGTGACGGTCTGGTCTCGCTGGAGGAGTATCTGGGCCGCATGAAGGAGGGCCAGGAGGCCATCTTCACGATCAGCGGCGACGACATCGAGACGCTGAAGCGCAGCCCGCAGCTCGAAGGCTTCAAGGCCAAGGGCGTCGAGGTGCTGTTGCTGACCGACCCGGTGGACGAGTTCTGGGTGCCGTCGGTCGGCAGCTTCCAGGACAAGCCCTTCAAGTCGGTGACCCGCGGCGGCGCCGATCTCGGCAAGATCCAGGGCGGCGAGGAGAAGCCGGCCGAGGAGAAGGCCTCCGAAGGCGAGCTGACCGACCTGCTGGTCCTGCTGAAGCTGACGCTCCAGGACGTGGTGAAGGACGTCCGGCCGTCGGAGCGCCTGACCGACAGCGCCGTCTGCCTCGTCGCCGACGAGAACGACATGGACATGCATCTGGAGCGCCTGCTGAAGCAGCACAAGCAGCTCGGCATGGACGCCCCGGCGGCCAAGCGCATCCTGGAGGTCAACCCCGCCCACCCGCTGATCAAGCGCCTCGCCGAGCGCGCCAAGGCGAGCGGCGCGGCGACCTCGCTGGACGACGCGGCGTGGCTGCTGCTCGACCAGGCGCGCATCGTGGAGGGCGAGGCCCTGCCCGACCCCGCCGCCTTCGCCCGCCGTCTGGCGAGCGCGATGGAGAAGGGGCTGGCGTAA